A window of Odocoileus virginianus isolate 20LAN1187 ecotype Illinois chromosome 3, Ovbor_1.2, whole genome shotgun sequence genomic DNA:
CATTCTCTTATGTATGTTGCAGGTGAACTGCAGCATTTACAAGAAGTACCCAGTGGTGGCCATCCCCTGCCCCATCACATACCTGCCTGTTTGTGGTTCTGACTACATCACCTATGGGAATGAATGCCACTTATGTATTGAGAACTTGTGAGTACCtcatgggaaggaaaaaaagctaGGGCACCATCCTTCACTGCAATCTTCTCCTCTTTCCACTAGCATGCTCAGCTCTCTAAAAACTGTACTTACCCACCCAGAGCatctgggagagagagaaaacttgcTGCCTCACAGTTGGATTAAGGATAGCCACCTGCTCTGCCAGCTTGGACTGGTCCCTCCATGACAGAGCCTCTAATTCCCATCTGTCAACTCAGAGTTCTTGTTAGACCAGAAGGCTTCAAATTACTGTCTTTAGAGCCCAGAGGTTCTGTAGAGGGAAGTTAGGAGTCACCCAAGAGGTTACAGAGATCATTTGGGGAGGTCTACAATTCTAACCAACTTCGGACTCTTTTTAAGTAGTGGAGTTCCACATAATTTCTTATTGGAAGAAATGTTTCTGAATCCCAcactaaaaaataattgaaaaccaCTATACTATCATGTAGAATAGAAGCCTCTTATCCTACTTCTAAGAGACTTAATGGCCAGTAGATGATTCTTAGATAAACTGTGACCAGAAGGTCTTTATCCTCCTCAATTTCCTGGTGGCTGTAAATATCCGTAGCCTAAGGCAGTAGGGAGGATAAGGCTaccacaaagatttttttcttcaaccTGAAATAAGGAATACAATAAAGTCCAAGCTGTCATGACTTGGACTAGAATCCTCATGGACatgtttttaagtattttgtttgGCTTACACAATGTTTTGGAAGGCAATATAACCAGGCAGAAGACACTTCTTTCGTGCAAAATAGGCAACTCAGGGGTCGTAACAACCAGTTCCCTTTGCTCACTGTTAACTCTCTTTTAGACCACTGAATTTTGGCCACTTAgctcttgtgttttgttttttttgttttctttttttcatctttgtgatTATCTTAACAAGTTAAAATATCACATTAGGGCCCGAGCCCAGAAGGATATGTCTACACACGGATTCCTATTCAGGAGCTTTTATTTCACAAAAGGGAAGACTCACTAATGTGCACAGACACTGGGCCCTCAACCTGGAAAACGGCTTGCGTCCGAGTACACTGAAGAGGACACACGGTGGAAGCTCCCCTCACTAGTGCAGGGTCCAGCCTCACCACGGGTCCTGCTGACCAGGAAGCCTGAGGGGCAGGCCGCCTCAACTTCCCTTGTCAGAGGTCCTCCTTCTTTGCTGGTTTAAGACTTTGGGTGATTAGTCTGGACTGTAGGATCAGTACAGGGAGCAGGTTGGATGAAAATATCACTGGACTAGGGTCATTCTGCTACTCGCTCTGTCAGAAACTGCCTGTAGCAAGGACACTCCTTTTTAGGGACCATTTTCCTCATGTGTAAGATCAGGTTATGGCTGTAATCTCTGTAGTTCCCTTCAGCTCTAATATAATGTAAATTTTCCTCTTGTGTTAATGATCCTCTTAACTGTGTCTTCCCATAGGAAGAGTCatggaaaagttcagtttcttCATGAAGGAGTATGTTAACTTCCGCACAGACATGGATACAGAGCAAGGATATCATCACTGTCATCGTCATCATCCCTGGTTCCGGGAGGGTGGGATTGGTAGGGAGCGGGCAGAGACAGACTCAGAGTCATCTTTGTTGGGTGGGGAAAGTTGTGCTCTCCTTCAGACTTCTGTCTCACTGACTGACAAATACAAACATgtcaaaataaactaaaaagtaCAATAAAAGTGTAACAGGTCATTGTTGCATTCCAAGCATCAAAATAATTACACTTATTAAAAACTTTGCAGAACTACTATCTACCTAGTAACTTCAATAGATCAAAAGATAAAAACCCACTTTAAATGGAACATAAGGAGCAAAATATGTGTAATGCCTATTGtggctgttcagtcactgagtcaagtCCGAATCTTTGTGTTTCCAGGGACTACatcccaccagtcttctctgcccatgaggttccccaggcaagaatactggagtgggctgtcatttccttctccaggggatcttcccaaactagggatcaacctcacatctcttgcattggcaggtagattgtttaccactgagccaccaga
This region includes:
- the LOC110144796 gene encoding serine protease inhibitor Kazal-type 7-like; protein product: MKITGGLLLLCVVAHLCSCSEAASLPLKTVNCSIYKKYPVVAIPCPITYLPVCGSDYITYGNECHLCIENLKSHGKVQFLHEGVC